In Monomorium pharaonis isolate MP-MQ-018 chromosome 3, ASM1337386v2, whole genome shotgun sequence, a genomic segment contains:
- the LOC105840087 gene encoding zinc finger protein 37, translating into MFSPIQIKHECTTVEDVNASSRINSSDSSLYPFVNQDVEYKHRQISQFWEQTQLPNEMPAKNEINNQQALFQTGESGSLSYVKDYVQNGIFYSVDHEDGNNQMPTNNPCDQSTSNVAMVQENKQLQLSQDLQNVGDISQTLTTTQSLTAIKSNRLGRPSKSSTDSGTGKKLKCQCEICFKEFGHKSNLFIHMRTHNGERPYKCSQCEKCFTHSGNLAIHMRTHSGERPYGCQICGKMFSHSGNLSTHLRTHSGVKPYKCNVCGKEFRHSGNLSIHERIHSGIKPFQCKICGKEFYHSGNLTTHMKKHPVNTDTNVTDCENNQKHMHTSTDVNTTASSNYLNNVSLTLNDDIKLMHNTSNVVPIKNESTEDTVLNTMGRLTSTSS; encoded by the exons ATGTTTAGTCctatacaaataaaacatgaaTGTACAACTGTAGAGGATGTAAACGCTAGTAGTAGGATTAACAGTTCAGACAGTTCCTTGTATCCCTTTGTCAATCAGGATGTTGAGTATAAGCACCGTCAGATATCGCAATTTTGGGAACAGACGCAGTTACCAAACGAGATGCCTGCGAAAAacgaaattaataatcaacaGGCCTTGTTCCAGACAGGA GAGAGTGGGAGTTTGTCATACGTGAAAGATTATGTACAAAATGGCATATTCTATTCAGTTGATCACGAGGATGGCAACAATCAAATGCCGACAAATAATCCATGTGACCAGAGTACAAGCAATGTTGCCATGGTGCAAGAAAATAAACAGCTACAACTATCACAAGATTTGCAGAATGTAGGGGACATTAGTCAGACATTAACAACAACGCAATCGCTAACTGCCATAAAAAGCAATCGTCTCGGAAGACCATCCAAAAGTTCCACAGACTCTGGTACAgggaaaaagttaaaatgcCAATGTGAGATTTGCTTCAAGgaatttggacacaaaagcaATTTATTCATACATATGAGAACGCACAATGGGGAGAGACCATATAAATGCAGTCAGTGTGAAAAGTGTTTTACACACAGTGGGAACCTCGCTATACACATGAGAACGCATTCTGGTGAACGTCCGTATGGTTGTCAGATATGTGGGAAGATGTTTAGCCACAGTGGAAATCTGTCCACTCACTTAAGAACTCACTCAGGTGTTAAACCCTACAAATGTAATGTGTGTGGTAAAGAATTCAGGCACAGTGGTAATTTGTCGATACATGAGAGGATACATTCCGGAATCAAGCCatttcaatgtaaaatttgtgGGAAGGAGTTCTACCATAGTGGTAATTTAACAACTCACATGAAGAAACATCCTGTAAATACAGACACAAATGTAACTGACTGTGAAAACAATCAAAAGCACATGCATACCAGTACAGATGTTAATACTACCGCTTCttcgaattatttaaataacgtgTCTTTAACGCTCAATGATGACATTAAATTAATGCATAATACTAGTAATGTGGTTCCTATAAAGAATGAAAGTACAGAAGACACTGTATTGAATACTATGGGAAGATTAACGTCTACTTCCAGTTGA
- the LOC105840084 gene encoding membrane-bound transcription factor site-2 protease isoform X1: MDALSVLIVIALMHCSLFFFDMLFKSCSHFPYLYFLENTGLEIQLLRVKWFTTAFNRKIIKWGTDRSRFWTAWFNAGVIISIILLPIAVVIILKMTFNMLLIGSLSDTSPGAILEPMLPGVDVPFHEIGYYIITLAICSIVHELGHALAAAREDVQLFGLGILIFFTIPIAYVHIGNDQLVSLPLRNQLRIACAGIWHNIILATVAAAILILSTWLWAPLYNIGSGVYVKTILPNSPVLGPTGLLEHDVIYKLNNCPVKNSEDWYDCMLHAVQHPALGYCIKQSFIQVTYEIFIIDYDESVPAKQKTNGAVNCCTSDSEINGNLCFEYIEGPQTAPLHLPPHSCLPVRTTLNQSQNFCQASHECLSQDTHCMKPSLDNVTKIIQLKRKIDKDVLFVGHPADIYKTVDVSDWVPKYSFLDPKLPESFALLCKYITVFSAGLAIINVVPCFFLDGQYILSVVVLYLLNSMPHSKNIRESIVLTITSIGTLLLITNLMYLLINKLL; this comes from the exons atgGATGCCTTGAGCGTGCTAATTGTGATAGCCCTTATGCATTGCtcattattcttttttgaTATGCTTTTTAAG TCCTGCTCGCATTTTCCATACCTCTACTTCTTAGAGAACACTGGCCTGGAGATACAGCTGTTGAGAGTGAAATGGTTTACAACTGCTTTCAatcgcaaaataataaaatgggGAACAGACCGATCCAGGTTTTGGACCGCTTGGTTCAACGCTGGTGTCATTATAAGCATTATATTATTGCCAATAGctgttgttattattttgaagatgACATTTAACATGCTGCTGATTGGATCCTTGAGTGACACTAGTCCAGGAGCTATATTAGAACCCATG tTACCAGGTGTGGATGTTCCTTTCCATGAAATTGGCTACTATATAATAACACTGGCCATATGTAGTATTGTTCATGAGTTAGGGCATGCCCTTGCCGCAGCGAGAGAAGATGTACAGCTATTTGGTTTAGgaatcttgattttttttacaattccaATAGCTTATGTGCATATAGGCAATGATCAATTAGTTTCTTTGCCATTGAGAAATCAGCTACGCATTGCATGCGCAGGAATTTGGCATAATATTATCCTTGCTACAGTAGCCGCAGCAATTCTTATACTTTCAACATGGCTGTGGGCACCGCTTTACAATATTGGCTCTGGAGTTTACGTGAAAACTATCTTACCT aattcaCCTGTGTTAGGACCAACTGGTCTTTTGGAACATGatgtaatatacaaattaaacaattgtCCTGTAAAAAACAGTGAGGATTGGTACGATTGTATGCTTCACGCGGTGCAGCACCCTGCTCTTGGTTATTGCATTAAACAATCGTTTATTCAAGTAActtacgaaatatttatcatt GACTATGATGAGTCAGTGCCAGCAAAGCAGAAAACAAACGGTGCTGTGAATTGTTGTACAAGCGACAGTGAAATAAATGGCAATCTATGTTTCGAATACATCGAAGGACCGCAAACCGCTCCTCTTCATTTACCCCCGCATTCTTGCCTTCCAGTAAGGACAACGCTTAATCAGTCACAAAATTTCTGTCAAGCTAGTCATGAATGTTTATCTCAAGATACACATTGCATGAAACCTTCCTTAGATAATGTGACAAAG ATTATCCAATTAAAGAGGAAAATAGACAAGGATGTGTTATTCGTTGGTCATCCAGCGGATATTTACAAAACTGTTGACGTATCGGATTGGGTGCCAAAGTACTCTTTTCTGGATCCTAAATTACCTGAATCATTTGCGCTGctttgcaaatatataacaGTATTTTCAGCAGGATTGgcaattattaatgtagtgCCTTGCTTCTTCCTAGATGGTCAATACATTCTGAGTGTAGttgtactttatttattgaacTCCATGCCACATAGTAAGAATATCAGAGAAAGCATAGTCCTTACAATAACAAGTATAGGTACATTACTTCTTATAACAAACTTAAtgtatttacttattaataaattattgtaa
- the LOC105840090 gene encoding transcription initiation factor IIA subunit 2: MSYQLYRNTTLGNTLQESLDELIQYGQITPQLAIKVLLQFDKAINQALATRVKSRLTFKAGKLNTYRFCDNVWTFMLNDVEFREVQEVAIVDKVKIVACDGKTLDADGAAKR; the protein is encoded by the exons atgtcTTACCAATTATATAGAAACACAACGTTAGGAAACACGTTGCAAGAGAGCCTCGACGAGCTGATACAG TATGGACAAATAACGCCACAGCTTGCAATAAAGGTATTGCTACAATTTGACAAAGCTATTAATCAAGCTCTAGCAACAAGAGTTAAGTCAAGACTTACGTTTAAG GCtggtaaattaaatacatatagatTTTGTGATAATGTATGGACGTTTATGCTAAATGATGTTGAATTCCGTGAGGTTCAAGAGGTTGCGATAgtagataaagtaaaaattgtagcTTGCGATGGAAAAA cATTGGATGCTGATGGAGCAGCAAAACGATAA
- the LOC105840084 gene encoding membrane-bound transcription factor site-2 protease isoform X2, which yields MDALSVLIVIALMHCSLFFFDMLFKSCSHFPYLYFLENTGLEIQLLRVKWFTTAFNRKIIKWGTDRSRFWTAWFNAGVIISIILLPIAVVIILKMTFNMLLIGSLSDTSPGAILEPMLPGVDVPFHEIGYYIITLAICSIVHELGHALAAAREDVQLFGLGILIFFTIPIAYVHIGNDQLVSLPLRNQLRIACAGIWHNIILATVAAAILILSTWLWAPLYNIGSGVYVKTILPNSPVLGPTGLLEHDVIYKLNNCPVKNSEDWYDCMLHAVQHPALGYCIKQSFIQDYDESVPAKQKTNGAVNCCTSDSEINGNLCFEYIEGPQTAPLHLPPHSCLPVRTTLNQSQNFCQASHECLSQDTHCMKPSLDNVTKIIQLKRKIDKDVLFVGHPADIYKTVDVSDWVPKYSFLDPKLPESFALLCKYITVFSAGLAIINVVPCFFLDGQYILSVVVLYLLNSMPHSKNIRESIVLTITSIGTLLLITNLMYLLINKLL from the exons atgGATGCCTTGAGCGTGCTAATTGTGATAGCCCTTATGCATTGCtcattattcttttttgaTATGCTTTTTAAG TCCTGCTCGCATTTTCCATACCTCTACTTCTTAGAGAACACTGGCCTGGAGATACAGCTGTTGAGAGTGAAATGGTTTACAACTGCTTTCAatcgcaaaataataaaatgggGAACAGACCGATCCAGGTTTTGGACCGCTTGGTTCAACGCTGGTGTCATTATAAGCATTATATTATTGCCAATAGctgttgttattattttgaagatgACATTTAACATGCTGCTGATTGGATCCTTGAGTGACACTAGTCCAGGAGCTATATTAGAACCCATG tTACCAGGTGTGGATGTTCCTTTCCATGAAATTGGCTACTATATAATAACACTGGCCATATGTAGTATTGTTCATGAGTTAGGGCATGCCCTTGCCGCAGCGAGAGAAGATGTACAGCTATTTGGTTTAGgaatcttgattttttttacaattccaATAGCTTATGTGCATATAGGCAATGATCAATTAGTTTCTTTGCCATTGAGAAATCAGCTACGCATTGCATGCGCAGGAATTTGGCATAATATTATCCTTGCTACAGTAGCCGCAGCAATTCTTATACTTTCAACATGGCTGTGGGCACCGCTTTACAATATTGGCTCTGGAGTTTACGTGAAAACTATCTTACCT aattcaCCTGTGTTAGGACCAACTGGTCTTTTGGAACATGatgtaatatacaaattaaacaattgtCCTGTAAAAAACAGTGAGGATTGGTACGATTGTATGCTTCACGCGGTGCAGCACCCTGCTCTTGGTTATTGCATTAAACAATCGTTTATTCAA GACTATGATGAGTCAGTGCCAGCAAAGCAGAAAACAAACGGTGCTGTGAATTGTTGTACAAGCGACAGTGAAATAAATGGCAATCTATGTTTCGAATACATCGAAGGACCGCAAACCGCTCCTCTTCATTTACCCCCGCATTCTTGCCTTCCAGTAAGGACAACGCTTAATCAGTCACAAAATTTCTGTCAAGCTAGTCATGAATGTTTATCTCAAGATACACATTGCATGAAACCTTCCTTAGATAATGTGACAAAG ATTATCCAATTAAAGAGGAAAATAGACAAGGATGTGTTATTCGTTGGTCATCCAGCGGATATTTACAAAACTGTTGACGTATCGGATTGGGTGCCAAAGTACTCTTTTCTGGATCCTAAATTACCTGAATCATTTGCGCTGctttgcaaatatataacaGTATTTTCAGCAGGATTGgcaattattaatgtagtgCCTTGCTTCTTCCTAGATGGTCAATACATTCTGAGTGTAGttgtactttatttattgaacTCCATGCCACATAGTAAGAATATCAGAGAAAGCATAGTCCTTACAATAACAAGTATAGGTACATTACTTCTTATAACAAACTTAAtgtatttacttattaataaattattgtaa
- the LOC105840088 gene encoding 8-oxo-dGDP phosphatase NUDT18: MCVHNMSDLVENQVQSLLAGQALENDGICNIHTLASDTTGAKSGQLTAHIPICSKTVTYIVAAVVINDQGEVLMMQEAKASCTGKWYLPAGRVEKNENLISAVKREVLEETGLVIEPTTLILVECANGTWFRFVFTGDIVGGTLKTPDQANEESLQASWIRNIDDLPLRSNDILYLLDRGKSYVSNRTVPQHPHLMPVTKPHRKLLLRLIVTSKKRATNRLHVLMSDTTQCNPPICEVNPNRSLLSTLHSFMTEIFGNDVAQHKPHGLLSVEFSGGQEGGDGLCLTLLVSFKLPLEDVPIIGKYIWHELSENVAETLAARLPRNMTVPLKVVR, encoded by the exons atgtgtgtacataaCATGTCAGATCTTGTAGAGAATCAAGTTCAATCGCTGCTTGCTGGACAAGCGTTGGAAAACGATGGCATATGCAATATACACACTCTCGCGAGTGACACAACAG GTGCAAAATCAGGTCAACTAACAGCACACATTCCCATTTGCTCGAAAACAGTGACGTACATAGTTGCCGCTGTTGTCATAAATGACCAGGGCGAGGTGTTGATGATGCAGGAGGCGAAGGCCTCCTGCACCGGAAAGTGGTACCTGCCAGCTGGTAGAGTGGAGAAGAACGAGAATCTCATAAGCGCCGTGAAGAGGGAGGTCCTGGAAGAGACGGGTCTGGTGATAGAGCCAACAACTCTGATACTGGTGGAGTGCGCGAATGGCACGTGGTTTCGTTTTGTATTCACTGGGGATATAGTCGGCGGCACTCTGAAGACACCCGATCAGGCAAATGAGGAATCGCTACAGGCATCCTGGATACGAAACATCGACGACTTGCCTTTAAGGTCTAACGACATCCTATATCTCCTGGACCGAGGCAAAAGTTATGTTTCAAATAGGACTGTTCCCCAGCATCCTCACTTGATGCCTGTGACGAAACCACATAGAAAACTATTATTGAGATTAATAGTCACCTCTAAGAAAAGGGCAAC gAATAGATTACATGTGCTTATGTCTGACACTACACAATGTAATCCACCAATTTGTGAAGTTAATCCAAATCGTAGTTTACTGTCTACTTTGCACAGCTTTATGACA GAGATATTTGGAAATGATGTAGCACAACACAAGCCACATGGTTTATTGTCTGTAGAATTTAGTGGTGGACAAGAAGGAGGAGATGGTCTGTGCTTAACATTACTGGTATCCTTCAAATTACCATTGGAAGACGTACCTATAATCGGGAAATATATTTGGCATGAACTTTCTGAAAACGTAGCAGAAACTCTTGCAGCCCGTCTGCCGCGAAACATGACTGTGCCTTTAAAGGTCGTACGTTAA